One Setaria viridis chromosome 3, Setaria_viridis_v4.0, whole genome shotgun sequence DNA window includes the following coding sequences:
- the LOC117846899 gene encoding transcription factor WRKY45-2: protein MAAAAAPYEQVMQDMRKGRELAARLQGLLRDSPEAGRLVDQILNAMSRTIETAKAAAAAEEGSEGQSEVTCAGSAGGGGKRKAAGGGDKRSTCRRRAQNSSTVTVTIKDIEDGHAWRKYGQKEIQNSKHPKAYFRCTHKYDQQCAAQRQVQRCDDDPDAFRVTYIGVHTCRDPASVAPVVLHSAGIADELHAGSHLISFAPNASATTSGNTSQQTDQKDAALLAGLRPLKLEAVGGSGEQEEVLSSLTPAGSSAAAEAMRNAAATPGPDQGDVTSGLQHCYGDGFADMAPFNYDDDGTFDLDDLVVFGFDQGQADY, encoded by the exons atggcggcagcagcggcgccgtACGAGCAGGTGATGCAGGACATGCGCAAGGGGCGGGAGCTCGCCGCGCGGCTGCAGGGGCTGCTCCGGGACTCGCCCGAGGCCGGCCGCCTCGTCGACCAGATCCTCAACGCCATGTCCCGCACCATCGAGACGGCcaaggcggccgccgccgccgaggagggcTCCGAGGGGCAGAGCGAGGTCACCTgcgccggcagcgccggcggcggcggcaagaggAAGGCCGCCGGAGGAGGGGACAAGAGGAGCACCTGCcggaggag AGCCCAGAACTCGTCCACTGTCACGGTGACCATCAAGGATATTGAGGATGGGCACGCCTGGCGCAAGTACGGGCAGAAGGAGATACAAAACTCCAAGCACCCAAA GGCCTACTTCCGGTGCACGCACAAGTACGACCAGCAGTGCGCGGCGCAGCGGCAGGTGCAGCGCTGCGACGACGACCCGGACGCCTTCAGGGTCACCTACATCGGCGTGCACACCTGCCGGGACCCCGCCTCCGTCGCGCCGGTCGTGCTCCACTCGGCCGGCATCGCCGACGAGCTCCACGCCGGCTCCCACCTCATCAGCTTCGCGCCCAACGCCAGCGCCACGACCTCCGGGAACACCAGCCAGCAGACCGACCAGAAGGACGCCGCGCTGCTGGCGGGCCTCCGGCCGCTGAAGCTGGAGGCCGTCGGCGGCTCcggcgagcaggaggaggtgctGAGCAGCCTCACCCCCGCGGGGAGCTCGGCGGCCGCCGAGGCCATGCGGAACGCCGCCGCGACGCCTGGGCCGGACCAGGGGGACGTCACCTCCGGCCTGCAGCACTGTTACGGTGACGGCTTCGCCGACATGGCGCCCTTCAATTACGACGACGATGGCACGTTCGACCTCGACGACCTTGTTGTGTTCGGATTCGATCAAGGGCAAGCTGATTATTga
- the LOC117846900 gene encoding uncharacterized protein gives MHVLAAPPLALLGGLDHRDSTRELGGRPAMDDVLSQIHEGFRLATELMAEIPATQNDQAYLAERCHGIAQAYLAAMRMLGYPHGADDLSPPAPAPPHPFGGGGGDGSHGHLQQLDLLRPFLGGGSSLPAQFPQHLGRLLESSPFGTPGADAFGAGTSGGPVRRQASSSRSSPPVQPRQHRRRRESGERTTMMVPVQRTGNTDQPPDDGYTWRKYGQKDILGSRYPRSYYRCTHKNYYGCEAKKKVQRLDDDPFMYEVTYCGNHTCLTSMTPLLTLPAPNTAAAVSTAIANMLTNSPPTGSAAILAGQDLVMAPAAAEHPTPPALSTAIQLGISWMPSELVSSSAGQGSSSAQVNASAASGRDLEYPVMDLADAMFNSGSSGGSSMDAIFPAHHHDQRDS, from the exons ATGCACGTCCTTGCAGCTCCTCCACTCGCGCTGCTTGGCGGTCTCGACCATCGGGACAGCACAAGGGAGCTTGGTGGACGGCCGGCCATGGACGACGTGCTGTCGCAGATCCACGAGGGGTTCCGGCTCGCCACGGAGCTCATGGCCGAGATCCCGGCGACCCAGAACGACCAGGCGTACCTCGCCGAGCGCTGCCACGGCATTGCGCAAGCCTACCTCGCGGCCATGCGCATGCTGGGGTACCCGCACGGCGCCGACGACTTGTCCCCGccggcgcctgcgccgccgcatcccttcggaggcggtggcggcgatggcAGCCACGGCCACCTCCAGCAGCTGGACCTCCTCCGCCCGTTCCTCGGCGGCGGATCATCACTACCAGCGCAGTTCCCGCAGCACCTCGGGCGCCTGCTGGAGTCGTCGCCGTTCGGCACGCCGGGCGCCGACGCGTTCGGCGCGGGCACATCGGGCGGCCCGGTGAGGCGGCAGGCGTCGTCGTcgcggtcgtcgccgccggtccAGCCGCGGCAGCACAGGAGGAG GAGGGAGAGCGGGGAGAGGACGACGATGATGGTTCCGGTGCAGCGGACGGGCAACACAGATCAGCCACCGGACGATGGCTACACATGGCGCAAGTACGGCCAGAAGGATATCCTTGGCTCCAGATACCCAAG GAGCTACTACAGGTGCACCCACAAGAACTACTACGGGTGCGAGGCCAAGAAGAAGGTGCAGCGCCTGGACGACGACCCCTTCATGTACGAGGTCACCTACTGCGGCAACCACACCTGCCTCACCTCCATGACGCCGCTCCTCACCCTCCCAGCCCccaacaccgccgccgccgtctcgacTGCCATTGCCAACATGCTAACCAACTCCCCGCCAACCGGCTCGGCAGCAATCCTCGCCGGCCAGGACCTCGTCATGGCGCCCGCAGCCGCCGAGCACCCTACGCCGCCGGCACTGTCCACGGCCATCCAGCTCGGCATCAGCTGGATGCCGTCGGAACTCGTCAGCTCCAGCGCCGGCCAGGGGAGCAGCAGCGCGCAGGTGAACGCGTCGGCCGCCTCAGGGAGAGACTTGGAGTACCCGGTGATGGACCTCGCCGACGCCATGTTCAACTCCGGCAGCAGCGGAGGGAGCAGCATGGACGCCATCTTCCCTGCTCACCATCACGACCAACGTGATAGCTAG